The proteins below come from a single Gracilinanus agilis isolate LMUSP501 unplaced genomic scaffold, AgileGrace unplaced_scaffold56196, whole genome shotgun sequence genomic window:
- the CA11 gene encoding carbonic anhydrase-related protein 11: MGGPMHLSPPRALLLGAALGAAAHIGPAPAPEDWWTYKDNLQGSFVPGPPFWGLVNAAWSLCAVGKRQSPVDIELRRVLYDPFLPPLRLSTGGEKLRGTLYNTGRHVSFLPAPRPVVNVSGGPLLYSHRLSELRLLFGARDGAGSEHQINHESFSAEVQLIHFNQELYGNLSAASRGPNGLAVLALFVNVAANSNPFLSRLLNRDTITRISYKNDAYFVQDLSLEQLFPESFGFITYQGSLSTPPCSETVTWILIDRALNVTSLQMHSLRLLSQNPPSQIFQSLSGNGRPLQPLAHRALRGNRDSRHPERRCRGPNYRLHGHMVLPTLALGGKEFSPSLPPALCVWMVPAEKRTCLPAPAPK; encoded by the exons ATGGGGGGCCCAATGCACCTCAGCCCGCCCCGGGCCCTGCTCCTCGGGGCTGCCCTGGGAGCTGCAG CTCACATCGGCCCTGCGCCTGCCCCCGAAGACTGGTGGACCTACAAGGATAATCTGCAGGGAAGCTTCGTCCCAG GGCCGCCCTTCTGGGGCCTGGTGAACGCAGCCTGGAGTCTGTGCGCTGTAGGGAAGCGGCAAAGCCCCGTAGACATAGAGCTGAGAAGGGTCCTCTACGATCCCTTCCTCCCTCCGCTGCGGCTCAGCACGGGAGGAGAGAAG CTTCGGGGGACGCTCTACAACACTGGCCGACACGTGTCCTTCCTGCCAGCCCCAAGGCCGGTGGTCAATGTATCCGGGGGACCCCTCCTCTACAGCCACCGGCTCAGTGAGCTTCGCCTCCTTTTTGGGGCCCGAGATGGGGCTGGTTCTGAGCACCAGATCAACCATGAAAGCTTCTCAGCAGAG GTGCAGCTGATCCACTTTAACCAAGAGCTCTATGGGAATCTGAGTGCAGCCTCCCGGGGCCCCAACGGACTGGCTGTCTTGGCACTCTTTGTGAAT GTCGCTGCCAATTCGAACCCTTTCCTGAGCCGCCTCCTTAACAGAGATACCATCACCCGAATCTCCTACAAAA ATGATGCCTACTTTGTGCAGGACCTGAGCCTGGAGCAGCTGTTTCCCGAGTCTTTTGGCTTTATCACCTACCAGGGCTCGCTGAGCACCCCGCCCTGCTCTGAGACCGTCACTTGGATCCTCATAGACCGAGCCCTCAATGTCACCTCCCTGCAG ATGCACTCCCTGCGGCTACTGAGCCAGAACCCGCCGTCCCAAATCTTCCAGAGCCTCAGTGGCAATGGGCGACCCTTGCAGCCCCTGGCCCACCGCGCCCTCCGGGGCAACCGCGACTCCCGACACCCGGAGCGGCGCTGCCGCGGCCCCAACTACCGACTGCATG GCCACATGGTATTGCCCACTCTGGCCCTGGGAGGGAAGGAATTCTCCCCTTCCCTGCCTCCCGCCCTCTGCGTG TGGATGGTGCCCGCTGAGAAGAGGACCTGCTTGCCTGCCCCCGCCCCCAAGTAA